The Pseudophaeobacter arcticus DSM 23566 genome includes a region encoding these proteins:
- a CDS encoding DMT family transporter: MSKSRNILVGLGWAIVAIMVWSGSLVMLRLGMTTNLNAYDLTMLRFGVAAVLLAPVALGRGTGTNRLRPMGVVAMVIAFGAPYVMLISLAMKTAPAVVAGALNPGVMAIASVLLARAVSGDKVGVARGVGLALAAAGIALFVLAGGAVTTGHFILIVTGIMWAVYALIVRQAAVPALNATALVAVFSAIFFLPVYLIALPKKIFVAPLPDILLQAGFQGVLVSVVAIYSFNRSAELLGPVAGASLPALIPVVTLGLGFMLLGETASAGAIVSAIVVTLGLAVILVGQPTMRWILSQTRRRSCRQG, from the coding sequence GTGAGCAAATCGCGAAATATTCTGGTGGGTCTTGGCTGGGCCATTGTTGCGATCATGGTTTGGTCCGGGTCTTTGGTGATGCTACGGCTTGGCATGACGACAAACCTGAATGCCTATGATTTGACCATGTTGCGGTTTGGCGTGGCGGCGGTGCTCTTGGCTCCTGTTGCCCTAGGGCGCGGGACAGGGACGAACCGGCTGAGACCGATGGGGGTAGTCGCGATGGTGATTGCCTTTGGCGCGCCCTATGTCATGCTGATTTCACTTGCCATGAAGACCGCACCAGCCGTGGTCGCAGGCGCACTTAATCCGGGGGTCATGGCCATTGCCTCGGTGCTGCTGGCGCGCGCTGTCTCTGGAGACAAGGTTGGGGTTGCCCGGGGTGTGGGACTGGCGCTGGCTGCTGCGGGGATTGCCCTGTTCGTTCTGGCGGGAGGTGCCGTCACAACTGGTCATTTCATCCTGATCGTGACCGGTATTATGTGGGCGGTCTATGCGCTGATCGTCCGCCAGGCTGCTGTCCCGGCCCTCAATGCAACAGCGCTTGTTGCGGTGTTTTCGGCGATCTTCTTCTTGCCGGTCTATCTTATTGCATTGCCAAAGAAAATCTTCGTGGCCCCGTTGCCGGACATCTTGCTGCAAGCTGGGTTTCAGGGCGTTCTAGTCAGCGTCGTGGCCATCTATTCTTTCAATCGCTCCGCTGAGCTTCTGGGGCCGGTTGCAGGGGCAAGCCTCCCCGCGCTCATACCCGTTGTCACACTCGGCCTTGGTTTCATGCTGCTTGGCGAAACGGCCAGTGCCGGGGCAATTGTCTCGGCGATTGTTGTGACGCTGGGGCTGGCAGTGATACTTGTCGGACAGCCGACTATGCGCTGGATTTTATCCCAAACCCGGAGGCGCAGTTGCAGACAGGGGTAG
- the flgH gene encoding flagellar basal body L-ring protein FlgH: MKSIATKLALTGLVLLGACARMDHLGKPPTLSETSESPEHVAMLWQGLPTEVQNQRAVDGSSLWSGSQNSLLGDRRAVNRGDILTVVIEFDEQAEISNGTSRSRSSAESMGVPQLFGLPQRIDGKLPEGASMANAVDLTGASTSKGNGSVKRNEKLEMRVAATVVDVLPNGVLAISGKQEVRVNFELRELLVSGYVRPQDISRQNQITYDKIASARISYGGRGQITDVQQPRYGQQVLDAILPF; the protein is encoded by the coding sequence ATGAAATCAATTGCCACCAAACTTGCACTGACTGGCCTGGTCTTGCTGGGGGCCTGCGCCCGCATGGATCATCTCGGGAAACCACCAACCCTGTCAGAAACCAGCGAATCGCCGGAACATGTCGCCATGCTGTGGCAGGGCCTGCCGACGGAGGTCCAGAACCAGCGCGCAGTGGACGGCTCTTCCCTGTGGAGCGGCTCGCAGAACTCACTGCTGGGGGATCGTCGTGCCGTGAACCGCGGGGATATCCTTACCGTTGTGATTGAATTTGACGAACAGGCCGAAATCTCCAATGGCACCAGCCGATCGCGATCAAGTGCCGAAAGCATGGGGGTTCCGCAGCTCTTTGGCCTGCCGCAGCGCATTGATGGCAAACTTCCCGAGGGCGCCTCGATGGCGAACGCCGTTGATCTGACCGGGGCCAGCACCTCCAAGGGCAACGGATCGGTAAAGCGGAACGAAAAGCTGGAAATGCGCGTCGCGGCAACCGTGGTTGATGTGCTGCCCAATGGTGTGCTTGCCATCAGCGGCAAACAGGAGGTTCGGGTCAACTTCGAACTGCGTGAGCTTTTGGTCTCGGGCTATGTGCGTCCCCAGGATATCAGCCGTCAGAACCAGATCACCTATGACAAGATCGCCTCGGCGCGGATCTCGTATGGTGGCCGTGGTCAGATCACCGATGTGCAACAACCCCGATACGGCCAGCAAGTGCTGGACGCGATCCTGCCATTCTGA
- a CDS encoding LysR substrate-binding domain-containing protein — protein MTKRFRSFEPLHWRGLIALAAPHDLGVSLVPGLLRRFAETYPDVQVDVRLGTSDAVLRGLANGSVNLALFNDVGPSSLPTHDLFSEPLKWLALDGGSAGQHDPLPLAVAQVGCAWREAALTSLQKAGRDYRVAYSSDTSMGQVAALRADLAIAALPVSLSDRDLVEAPSHYGLPDLPSTHIRIADDGSKLAGAFVALALANLRPHARVAAK, from the coding sequence ATGACGAAACGCTTTCGATCTTTCGAGCCTCTCCACTGGCGGGGGCTGATCGCGCTGGCGGCGCCGCATGACCTTGGGGTATCGCTCGTTCCGGGCCTGTTGCGGCGTTTTGCCGAGACATATCCGGATGTTCAGGTCGATGTGCGTCTTGGCACCAGCGACGCCGTTCTGCGCGGCCTCGCGAACGGCTCGGTCAATCTGGCACTGTTCAATGATGTCGGCCCGTCAAGCCTGCCTACGCACGATCTTTTTTCGGAGCCGCTGAAATGGCTTGCGCTCGATGGCGGTAGCGCCGGTCAGCACGATCCTCTTCCACTCGCCGTCGCGCAGGTCGGATGTGCCTGGCGCGAAGCTGCGCTAACATCCCTTCAAAAGGCCGGTCGCGATTATCGCGTGGCCTATTCCAGTGACACCTCGATGGGTCAGGTCGCTGCGTTGAGGGCAGATCTCGCCATCGCGGCCTTGCCAGTATCTTTGTCAGATCGCGATTTGGTTGAAGCGCCTTCACATTATGGCCTACCGGACTTGCCATCGACCCATATCCGCATTGCGGATGATGGCAGTAAGCTTGCCGGAGCCTTCGTTGCCCTGGCTTTGGCCAACCTGCGCCCGCATGCGCGTGTTGCCGCAAAATAG
- a CDS encoding LysR family transcriptional regulator, with product MMQKIETLEAAENRTLNLDALRSFVTICETGSFRRAAARVNKSASAVSLQIAKLEDLLGARLLERDARNVALTAQGETLLRQARRLLSLNDETLSIFRASPLAGADRAGGAA from the coding sequence ATGATGCAAAAAATCGAAACCTTAGAGGCAGCAGAAAACAGAACATTGAATCTGGACGCGTTGCGAAGCTTTGTTACGATTTGTGAAACCGGATCGTTTCGGCGTGCGGCGGCGCGGGTGAATAAGTCTGCTTCGGCTGTCAGCCTTCAGATCGCAAAGCTCGAAGATCTGTTGGGCGCACGATTGCTGGAGCGGGACGCCCGAAACGTTGCGCTGACGGCGCAGGGTGAAACATTGCTGCGGCAAGCCCGCCGCCTGTTAAGTCTGAATGACGAAACGCTTTCGATCTTTCGAGCCTCTCCACTGGCGGGGGCTGATCGCGCTGGCGGCGCCGCATGA
- a CDS encoding flagellar basal body-associated FliL family protein: MIAKLLPVILLIVGTAVGIGAGLMLASTPAPPAEHASGDNMGDDIDHPDEESGDHAEHEAGEDELGPDPNREYIKIDNQFVIPVVERDNLSSLVVIALSLEVKTGMTDKVHLYEPKLRDAFLQVLFDHANMGGFRGAFTRSDVLNPLRTALREAAQRELGKGVYDVLIVEISRQDV; this comes from the coding sequence ATGATCGCTAAATTACTTCCTGTCATATTGCTGATTGTTGGCACCGCTGTCGGCATTGGGGCTGGCCTCATGCTGGCCTCCACCCCCGCCCCCCCAGCGGAACACGCCAGCGGTGACAACATGGGCGATGACATTGATCACCCCGATGAAGAAAGCGGTGATCACGCGGAACATGAGGCCGGTGAGGATGAGCTTGGGCCCGATCCAAACCGGGAATACATCAAGATCGACAACCAGTTTGTCATCCCCGTGGTGGAGCGTGACAACCTGTCCTCGCTGGTGGTCATCGCGCTTAGTCTTGAGGTCAAGACCGGCATGACTGACAAGGTCCACCTCTATGAACCCAAGCTGCGCGATGCCTTCCTGCAGGTGCTGTTTGATCATGCCAATATGGGTGGCTTTCGCGGGGCCTTTACCCGCTCAGATGTTCTCAACCCGCTGCGCACCGCCCTGCGTGAGGCCGCGCAACGCGAGTTGGGCAAGGGCGTCTATGATGTGCTGATCGTAGAGATCTCCCGCCAGGACGTATAA